In bacterium, one genomic interval encodes:
- a CDS encoding ATP-binding protein has protein sequence MTKRWKFEFELEPSTIANVRRQIGQIIENEGGAPEVEAEIEVAVGEILLNASHHAYHGRSGPLQIEVSLDHGRLEILIHDHGAPLTTPPTIPRSRPIRVSEGMGLYMVGRLMDEAEIIHPAKDARGTAVRLVKNLHLSPSPEDDDADEPLDGT, from the coding sequence ATGACCAAACGGTGGAAGTTCGAGTTCGAGCTGGAACCTTCAACCATCGCGAACGTGCGACGGCAGATCGGCCAAATCATCGAAAACGAGGGCGGCGCTCCTGAAGTGGAAGCTGAAATAGAGGTGGCCGTAGGCGAGATCCTACTAAACGCCAGCCATCACGCCTACCACGGTCGTTCGGGCCCGCTGCAAATCGAAGTTTCCCTTGACCACGGTAGACTGGAGATCCTCATCCATGATCACGGAGCACCCCTCACAACCCCCCCGACGATTCCTCGCAGCCGCCCGATCAGGGTATCTGAGGGCATGGGTCTCTATATGGTTGGTCGGTTGATGGACGAGGCTGAAATCATTCATCCGGCCAAGGACGCGCGCGGCACCGCCGTCCGTCTCGTTAAGAACCTCCATTTGTCGCCTTCCCCCGAGGACGACGACGCAGACGAACCTCTCGACGGGACCTGA